A stretch of the Flavobacterium aquiphilum genome encodes the following:
- a CDS encoding TIGR00730 family Rossman fold protein — protein sequence MRLEDFDNDEDKVIQDKLKRKTWNEIKTNDSWAIFKIMSEFVNGYDTMSRIGPCVTIFGSARIKPEDKYYLLAEKIAYKISKAGYGVITGGGPGIMEAGNKGAHLGGGPSVGLNIELPFEQHFNPYIDNDKNLNFDYFFVRKVMFVKYSQGFVVMPGGFGTMDELFEAITLIQTKKIGKFPIILVGTSFWSGLIEWIKAVLVEREHTVSPDDLNLFKVVDTEDEVVEVLDKFYKKYDLSPNF from the coding sequence ATGAGATTAGAAGATTTTGACAACGATGAAGATAAAGTAATCCAAGATAAATTAAAGCGAAAAACTTGGAACGAAATAAAAACAAATGACAGTTGGGCGATTTTTAAAATCATGTCCGAGTTTGTAAACGGTTATGATACCATGAGCCGTATTGGGCCTTGTGTGACTATTTTTGGTTCGGCGAGGATAAAACCGGAGGATAAATATTATTTGCTCGCAGAGAAAATTGCCTATAAAATCAGTAAGGCTGGTTATGGCGTGATTACAGGAGGTGGTCCCGGAATTATGGAAGCCGGCAACAAAGGGGCGCATTTAGGGGGAGGGCCTTCAGTTGGACTTAATATTGAGTTGCCATTTGAGCAGCATTTCAACCCTTATATCGATAATGACAAAAACTTAAATTTTGACTATTTCTTTGTTCGAAAAGTAATGTTTGTGAAATATTCTCAGGGATTTGTCGTAATGCCGGGAGGGTTTGGAACTATGGATGAATTATTTGAAGCTATTACTTTGATTCAGACTAAAAAGATTGGAAAATTCCCGATTATCTTAGTAGGAACATCATTTTGGTCAGGTCTGATTGAATGGATTAAAGCAGTTTTAGTCGAAAGAGAACATACCGTCAGTCCCGACGATTTGAATTTATTTAAAGTCGTCGATACCGAAGACGAAGTAGTAGAAGTCTTAGATAAATTCTATAAAAAATACGATTTAAGTCCTAATTTTTAA
- a CDS encoding aminopeptidase: protein MRTHGKIIISIVVLFVFHKQYAQHHSKMTVDMDMGSKCLSIDQEITFYNQTGDTLTSIVLNDWNNAFSDRNSPLGKRFSDEFYTKFHMAQPHERGGTINLYIEDKDKNIFAWERSSNHPDYIKVLLHRVLLPGQKVKLHLTYASQIPSDKFTKYGHFEQKYGMHLKNWFLTPARYEDHQFIKYSNENLDDIANGISDFEIELKIPNKNAITTDLSIDELIQTEQETIAKLSGKKRTDFDLIVEKESSYKSYKIGDLEVITNLGSGRFSDTLKTTMIKRIVDFANTNIGQYPFGKIVVSEEDYEKNPFYGLNQLPKFMRPFHSDFIYEIKFLKTYLNNFLKNSLRLDSRKDNWIYDGIQVFTMINYIDKYHPDSKMMGSASKYFLLRGFKMAQTDFNEQYSYYYMLMARKNLDQPLNAPKNTLIKYNVQIANKYKAGLSLQYLDHYLGNDLITSGVQELYDINKKGQTDRSVFESILRAKASKDIDWFFKYIIDSRDNIDYKLGDFSKTKDSIRFTVKNKGVPLVPIPVYGIKDKQIVFKKWLEISEIETTLTLKRDSIDKLVLNYKNEVPEFNLRNNWKSLYDVSLNRPLKLTFFEDLEDPHRSQLFYVPTLFFNKYDGFAPGVSFYNYSLFDKPFMFTVNPMYSITTKSVVGSSALTINQYLRERRLYNIRYTLSGSYFHYASDAAYLKLYPSLAMFFREPSYRDNRKQAIYVKYNIINKEPSSFVTDSTDNYSILNFKYSNIKTEITSHVKFLTDVQFSGYFGKVSAEMEYRKLFNDNRYFNVRAFVGTFLYNTNNTQNYNFGISRVNDYLFDYAVYARSDTEGILSQQYFYAQGGFKSFVTPRESNQWLATTNLSYSLLWNWVDAYADFGLVKNKGMNNTFIYDSGIRLNLVQDYFELFFPVYSSNGFEMAEKNYGEKIRFIFVFNPKSLINLFTRKWF from the coding sequence TTGAGAACTCACGGTAAAATCATCATTTCTATTGTCGTTTTGTTTGTTTTCCACAAACAATATGCGCAGCATCATTCCAAAATGACTGTGGATATGGATATGGGGTCAAAATGCCTGTCAATCGACCAGGAAATTACTTTTTACAACCAAACGGGTGATACCTTAACTTCTATTGTGTTAAACGATTGGAACAATGCTTTTTCGGATAGAAATAGCCCTTTGGGGAAACGTTTTTCCGATGAGTTCTATACTAAGTTTCATATGGCGCAACCACATGAGCGCGGAGGAACGATTAATTTGTATATTGAGGATAAGGATAAAAATATTTTTGCATGGGAAAGATCCAGCAACCATCCTGATTATATCAAAGTTTTACTGCATAGAGTGTTACTTCCCGGTCAAAAAGTAAAACTGCACCTGACTTATGCTTCCCAAATTCCGAGTGACAAATTCACTAAATATGGCCATTTTGAGCAAAAATACGGAATGCATCTAAAAAATTGGTTCCTTACTCCTGCCCGTTACGAAGATCATCAATTTATAAAATACAGCAACGAAAATCTTGATGATATAGCCAATGGAATTTCGGATTTTGAAATTGAGTTGAAAATACCCAATAAAAATGCAATCACAACAGATCTGTCTATTGATGAATTAATACAAACTGAGCAAGAAACCATAGCAAAACTTTCAGGTAAAAAGCGAACCGATTTTGACTTAATTGTAGAGAAAGAGTCAAGTTATAAAAGCTATAAAATTGGTGATTTGGAAGTTATAACAAATCTTGGTTCTGGAAGATTCAGTGATACTTTGAAAACTACAATGATCAAACGAATCGTTGATTTTGCAAACACTAATATTGGGCAATATCCATTTGGTAAAATCGTCGTTTCAGAAGAAGATTATGAAAAAAATCCATTTTATGGTCTGAATCAGCTGCCTAAATTTATGCGCCCGTTTCATTCTGATTTTATTTATGAAATAAAATTTTTAAAAACATATTTGAATAATTTCCTTAAAAATAGTTTGCGGTTGGATTCCAGAAAAGACAACTGGATTTATGATGGAATTCAGGTATTTACAATGATTAATTATATAGATAAATATCATCCCGACAGTAAAATGATGGGATCTGCTTCCAAATATTTTTTGTTGCGAGGATTTAAAATGGCTCAAACCGATTTTAATGAGCAATACAGTTATTATTATATGCTGATGGCTCGCAAAAATCTGGATCAACCACTTAATGCACCAAAAAACACTTTAATAAAGTATAATGTTCAAATTGCAAACAAATACAAAGCAGGTTTGAGTCTTCAATATTTGGATCATTATCTTGGAAATGATTTGATTACATCAGGGGTTCAGGAACTTTATGATATCAATAAAAAAGGTCAAACCGATAGGTCAGTTTTTGAAAGTATTTTAAGAGCAAAAGCTTCAAAAGATATCGATTGGTTTTTTAAATACATAATTGATAGCCGTGATAATATTGATTATAAGCTTGGAGATTTTTCTAAAACTAAAGACAGTATAAGATTTACAGTAAAAAACAAAGGTGTTCCATTGGTTCCTATTCCTGTGTATGGCATCAAAGACAAACAAATTGTGTTTAAAAAATGGCTTGAAATCAGTGAAATTGAAACAACTCTCACTCTCAAGAGGGATAGTATAGATAAGTTAGTACTTAATTATAAAAATGAAGTGCCTGAATTCAATTTGAGAAACAATTGGAAATCATTGTATGATGTTTCTTTGAATCGTCCTCTGAAACTCACATTTTTTGAAGATTTGGAAGATCCGCATCGTTCGCAATTGTTTTATGTACCTACCCTATTTTTCAATAAATATGATGGGTTTGCGCCTGGAGTAAGTTTTTACAACTATAGTTTATTTGATAAACCGTTTATGTTTACCGTAAATCCGATGTATTCCATAACAACCAAATCTGTTGTGGGTAGTTCTGCATTGACAATTAACCAATATTTGAGAGAAAGAAGATTGTATAATATTCGCTATACTCTTAGTGGTTCGTATTTTCATTATGCCTCGGATGCTGCATATCTTAAATTATACCCGAGTTTGGCAATGTTTTTTAGAGAACCGAGTTATCGAGACAACAGAAAACAAGCGATATATGTCAAATACAATATTATTAACAAAGAGCCTTCTTCTTTTGTGACGGACAGTACAGATAATTATTCCATTTTAAATTTTAAATATTCCAATATAAAAACGGAGATTACGAGTCACGTAAAATTCCTTACCGATGTTCAGTTTTCAGGTTATTTTGGAAAAGTATCCGCCGAAATGGAATATCGAAAATTGTTCAACGATAATCGTTATTTTAACGTTAGAGCGTTTGTTGGTACTTTTTTATACAATACCAATAATACTCAGAATTATAATTTTGGAATTTCAAGGGTAAACGATTATTTATTTGATTATGCCGTTTACGCAAGGTCTGATACTGAAGGAATACTAAGTCAACAATATTTTTATGCACAGGGAGGTTTTAAATCTTTTGTGACTCCTAGAGAATCTAATCAATGGTTAGCAACAACAAACTTGAGTTATAGTTTGTTATGGAATTGGGTCGATGCCTATGCCGATTTTGGTTTGGTTAAAAACAAAGGCATGAATAATACGTTTATTTATGATAGTGGAATAAGGCTAAATTTGGTTCAGGATTACTTTGAATTATTCTTTCCAGTTTATTCCTCTAACGGATTTGAAATGGCCGAAAAAAATTATGGCGAAAAAATAAGGTTTATCTTCGTTTTTAATCCAAAATCATTAATTAACCTTTTTACCCGAAAATGGTTTTAA